TGTCGGAGGTTCACTTCTCCTTTGGGCTCAGTGACATCACTCTCCTGGCTTTTCTCCTGTCTGAAGtcccattccttttcttcttagtccagttctttttttcccacaattggttatatatacatattttgctGGGTTTGATCCTACCCCTTTCTCATTCTAATGAATATCTCTGCTGGCCAACTTCAGGTACCATGGTTTTGACCAccaactattattttatttacttctacTTCTAGTCTTCTGGCTCACATTTCCCTTTTAGACTTTAGAGCCAATTTTACATGCATAAAGTCAAAGCTGTTGACCCCCTGTATTGCCTACTTGATGCATGGCACTCCATCCGTCCAGTTAACCAAGGTAGAAACCTGGGAGCCAATTATTCGAGTGCAAAAACCATGCCCTATGTATTTTACACTAATATTTGTCACATATTCTTCATCCCACTGTCTGTGCTTGAGTTTAGAGCCTCATTCACTAACAGTTAAATGACTGTATGTCCATACTTCTAGGCTTCAGGCTCCTCAGTTGTCTGTAACCTCCTAAATTCATTCTCTACATTATTGCCAGGACAGTTTCCCTCACACCAAATCTGATTCcataaatttcagaataaaattcaaattccttagAATGGGAAATAAGACCTTTGGTTATCTGGCCTCTGCCGCCTTCTCAAGTTTCAACATCTGTCATTCTCCTCATTAATTCTTAGAATTCCTATTATTCTTCCAAACTTGGGCTCTGGCAGCACTGTCTCTGGGTCTCCCCAGGATCCATTCCTTCTTTCGGCATCCTGTGCAGATCTCTACATTGACATTCTGAAACACACTTATCATCGtaatctttctatttctctgtgaAACGACTTCAACATATGATAGTTTGCTTTACTCACTTGATATTCCCTTCAACCCCATGCTCTCGCCCACTCAATTCATGACCTCTTGAAGACAGGGCTTCTTTCTTCTGTACAATTGACAGTGCCCAGAATAGTACCTGGTCCAAACCCGGggttaaatgaatatttactgtgtAAAACAGGTTTGAaagtttggaattattttccttcttttatttttctttgcagtcTTAagtttaaaaactagaaaaccacaagaggggaaaagaggcttttatttcaagaaattacTTTCTTTCCAAGACTGCCACAGGTGATAGGTTCTTTCAActatttcttagaatttcttttgcagccaactaaaaaaatattaatagcttTAACCTTGATGTGAGTGCCTAAACAAACTGTATGTTTCCTACTTACCTTACCTGAATCTTACATTATATTCACAGCATAGCTAATACAATGATATAATAAGTATATCTTCTaggcaacaaagaaaaataattctgagaacaaagttagaaattatgtaaaaaatttGGAAGACTGTCTGGTGTAGTTTGGAAATAACTAGAAGAACAAGGAGggagaaaacagattttatttctcttttttaatgaaatccatGCACAAAGTTTGACAACAGGTTAGGAAAAGGCAAATTCCAGAGACTAAGAGGTAGTTTacagtttgtttttatcttttatttggtCCTTTGTTCTAAAAATGCATGTATTTTAAGATCaattcttttgtttgctatttaaatgttataataaatATGCTACTAACTTACACAGTTGGTCTGTCTAAGGAGAAATCCAGCACCCCTGTACTCAGTTTTCTCACATTTACATACTGTATATAGCATACAGTgctatataaatagaaaaaaatccatcttttatcttacaaatggccaaaagcaATACTTGCATTGTGAattatttgtctcaagatattttaaaaagtgactgaGAGCTATGAAAGTATTCCCCATATTTATTATACACTCAAGGTTTATCCTTCGGTTTTAATACTTGATAAGGACTAAACTAAAAGTGAAAGTTTTCTCACATTCATTACTTTATTAAATCAATCTCAAGTACGTATTCTCTGATAAGCTTTGGTCTAAGGCTCTCACACATGAAAATCTACTTTCTAGGGGTTCTCTTCAACATGAATTTTATAATGATTGGTAAGGGATGACCTCTGGCTGAAGAGTTTCCCACATgcattacattcatagggtttctctccagtatgaattctctgatgggCAATAAGTGATGAGCTTTGTCTAAAAGTTTTCCCACACGTATGACATTTAAagggtttttctcctgtatgaattctttgatgtTGAATAAGAGCTGCACTTTGGCCAAAAGATATCCCACATTCCTCACATcgatatggtttctctccagtatgaattctctgatgattACTAAGGGAGGAGTTACACCTGAATGTTTTCCCACACTCATTACATTTATAGGGTCTTTCTCCAGTATGCATTCTCTGATGTTGAATGAGAGCTGAACTCTgtctgaaggctttcccacacacTTTACATTTACacggtttctctccagtatgaatccTCTCATGAATAATAAGTGTCGAGTGGGAACTTAAGGCTTTACCACATTCATTACAATTATATaatttctctccagtatgaattatTTGATGTCTATTAAGACGTGAAACAGAAGTGAAGCCTTTCCCACATTGATTACATCTGTACggcttttctccagtgtgaattctttcATGTTGAATGAGAGAGGCACTCTGACTGAAGGCTCTCCCACATTCACTACATTTaaaaggtttctctccagtgtgaattctttgATGATAACGAAGGGATGAGCTCGACTTAAAGGTGTTGCCACATTCGTTACATAAATAGGACTTCTTTCTGGAATGATGTCTCTGACACCCAGAAAGGGACGTGCTGCAACTAGATGCCTTCCTACCTGGATTATACTTATGGGGATTTTCTCGAGCATGGATTTTTTGATGTATAAAAAGGCCAGACCTTCTGCTGAAGGATTTGCCACATTCTTTACACCGATAGGATTTTTCCACAGTATGTGTTCTTAGGTGTTTACAAAGGGATGCACTAtggctgaaggctttcccacactgtTTACATatatagggcttctctccagtatgagttctttgaTGTTGAATAAGAGCTGAACTTTGGCTAAAGGCTTTCAaacattctttacatttaaataatttctctccAGTATGGTTTTTCTGATGTTTACGAAGGGATGAATTGTGAATGAAGgctttttcacatatattacatttatagCGCTTCTCAGCTGTTTTGATTTTTGGTTGGTTAAGTAAATTTGAATTCTGCTTGAAGCTACTtctttgtatttcatattttgacGGTATTTTTTCTTTAGCAACCCTCTGCTGCTTAACAAAGACTGATTTCAGGCTGAAATTTTGGCCAAATTCAATAAGGCTTCTTTCTACAGTGAGGATTTTCTTATGGGTCACTGAAATTATTTGTAAACTTTCATTTCTGTCCTGTTTCTTTAATCTGTCTTCATATATGCAGGGTTTTTCTGATATGAAGTTCCAGGGCTCATCCTTTTTGAGTCTTTTCCTTAGCAGTCCCTGAAATGAAGAGTCTTGAGTTT
This region of Equus quagga isolate Etosha38 chromosome 7, UCLA_HA_Equagga_1.0, whole genome shotgun sequence genomic DNA includes:
- the ZNF354B gene encoding zinc finger protein 354B; protein product: HESLAFSLFLLFSGCKSNPRTTKSTQTQDSSFQGLLRKRLKKDEPWNFISEKPCIYEDRLKKQDRNESLQIISVTHKKILTVERSLIEFGQNFSLKSVFVKQQRVAKEKIPSKYEIQRSSFKQNSNLLNQPKIKTAEKRYKCNICEKAFIHNSSLRKHQKNHTGEKLFKCKECLKAFSQSSALIQHQRTHTGEKPYICKQCGKAFSHSASLCKHLRTHTVEKSYRCKECGKSFSRRSGLFIHQKIHARENPHKYNPGRKASSCSTSLSGCQRHHSRKKSYLCNECGNTFKSSSSLRYHQRIHTGEKPFKCSECGRAFSQSASLIQHERIHTGEKPYRCNQCGKGFTSVSRLNRHQIIHTGEKLYNCNECGKALSSHSTLIIHERIHTGEKPCKCKVCGKAFRQSSALIQHQRMHTGERPYKCNECGKTFRCNSSLSNHQRIHTGEKPYRCEECGISFGQSAALIQHQRIHTGEKPFKCHTCGKTFRQSSSLIAHQRIHTGEKPYECNACGKLFSQRSSLTNHYKIHVEENP